In one window of Rhizobium oryzihabitans DNA:
- a CDS encoding carbohydrate ABC transporter permease: MKRKTLDRIGLFFVALVMISPVILFFMWMISLSLKYEIDNGAYPPILIPERFAWSNYVKVFEENNFFLYFWNSVLVTGAATILALVIGVPAGYGIARLKAEKSAVVIMIARMTPGLSFLIPLFLLFQWLNLLGTLWPQIIIHLVVTVPIVVWIMIGYFETTPKELEEAASIDGASSWQVFRLVALPIAKPGIVVSFILAVIFSWNNFVFGIVLASRETRTLPVAVYNMLSFEQVSWGPLAAAALIVTLPVLLLTMFAQKQIVAGLTAGAVKGG, encoded by the coding sequence ATGTGGATGATCTCGCTGTCGCTGAAATATGAAATCGACAACGGCGCCTACCCGCCAATCCTCATCCCCGAACGTTTCGCCTGGTCGAACTATGTGAAGGTGTTCGAGGAGAATAATTTCTTCCTCTATTTCTGGAATTCGGTCCTCGTCACGGGTGCCGCCACCATTCTGGCGCTGGTGATCGGCGTGCCCGCCGGTTACGGCATCGCGCGGCTGAAGGCGGAAAAATCGGCCGTCGTGATCATGATCGCCCGCATGACGCCCGGCCTCTCCTTCCTCATCCCGCTGTTCCTGCTGTTCCAATGGCTGAACCTCTTGGGCACGCTCTGGCCGCAGATCATCATCCATCTGGTGGTGACGGTGCCTATCGTGGTCTGGATCATGATCGGTTATTTCGAGACCACGCCGAAGGAGCTGGAAGAGGCGGCAAGCATTGACGGCGCGTCCTCCTGGCAGGTGTTCCGGCTGGTGGCGCTGCCGATCGCCAAGCCCGGTATCGTCGTTTCCTTCATCCTCGCGGTCATCTTCTCGTGGAACAACTTCGTCTTCGGCATCGTGCTGGCCAGCCGTGAAACGCGCACCCTGCCGGTCGCGGTCTACAACATGCTCTCCTTCGAACAGGTGAGCTGGGGACCGCTTGCCGCCGCCGCGCTGATCGTGACGCTGCCGGTGCTGCTGCTCACAATGTTCGCGCAGAAACAGATCGTGGCGGGCCTGACCGCCGGCGCCGTCAAGGGCGGCTGA